From a single bacterium genomic region:
- a CDS encoding helix-turn-helix domain-containing protein, which translates to MVDEFFTVTEAAEKLGVSPRTIQRYCKQGRLNHKWISGKRHKELRILPPISLDKLPGVKRRSPLNVADYVTRKDFDDITARLDREILKKDIRIDELKQEIIMLKSMLGDGDSGDGGDDSLPKIRDSRLLKAAESLVHEFEKVRPAERKLILKIASTLRTHDLFLKKMGMAENPEDS; encoded by the coding sequence ATGGTCGATGAATTTTTCACGGTTACGGAAGCGGCAGAAAAACTCGGGGTATCGCCGAGAACGATCCAGCGCTACTGCAAACAGGGCCGTTTGAATCATAAGTGGATCAGCGGCAAACGTCACAAGGAACTCCGGATTCTCCCACCCATTTCCCTTGATAAGCTTCCCGGAGTGAAGCGCAGGAGCCCGCTGAATGTGGCGGATTATGTAACGAGGAAAGATTTTGACGATATCACCGCCCGCCTCGACCGTGAGATACTCAAAAAAGACATCCGCATCGATGAGCTGAAACAGGAAATCATCATGCTGAAATCCATGCTCGGCGATGGCGATTCCGGTGATGGCGGCGACGATTCCCTTCCGAAAATCCGGGACAGCCGTCTCCTCAAGGCAGCGGAATCACTCGTTCATGAATTCGAAAAGGTCCGCCCGGCCGAGAGGAAGCTCATTCTCAAGATCGCATCGACACTCAGGACGCACGATCTGTTTCTTAAAAAGATGGGCATGGCAGAAAATCCTGAAGATTCCTGA